The following coding sequences are from one Hippopotamus amphibius kiboko isolate mHipAmp2 chromosome 9, mHipAmp2.hap2, whole genome shotgun sequence window:
- the ZNF408 gene encoding zinc finger protein 408: protein MEEAQELLLERESLRLAPDPRLGPDSGWSPSRDGCAQGLRDFSPRPTRGILALESLPRGLALGPSLTEEQRLGVWCVGEPLQPGLRWGPLEEELVSEQKGDGVKTKQKEDVSLGPWEDVCACEQSSGWTSFVQRGRLEGEGNVAPVRISERLHLEVYRVVLPGFELLMWPQPPSEGLSPTQPSLEEEASLTVVTEVESAVRQEVASPGEDAAEPCPDPGHQSSPNIQVESMVNPRLKPQTQDQVSKESQPLSPLPQDGSVDEEDLAQTEMSPEPQSSSAPQQGLKSSEASSSSPARGPQLRAYLLKKLCSPSDQRLPRAKTSEPRARQTREQQQPGFPACSRSPPGPAGGSPQQGRRYRCGECGKAFLQLCHLKKHAFVHTGHKPFLCTECGKSYSSEESFRAHVLGHRGVRPFPCPQCDKAYGTRRDLREHQVVHSGARPFTCDQCGKAFARRPSLRLHRKTHQVPAAPTPCPCPVCGRPLANQGSLRNHMRLHTGEKPFPCPHCGRAFRQRGSLRGHLRLHTGERPHRCPHCAAAFPQPSELRRHLISHTGEAHLCPVCGKALRDPHTLRAHERLHSGERPFSCPQCGRAYTLATKLRRHLKSHLADRPHRCPTCGMGYTLLQSLRRHQLSHQPGARSSPPRVPPAASEPTVVLLQTEPELPDAGSEQGRSPARDFFEVTISESQDKCFVVPEEPGPAPSLVLIHKDVGFSTWAEVVALETGI from the exons ATGGAGGAGGCGCAGGAGCTGCTCTTGGAGAGGGAGAGCCTGCGGTTGG CTCCCGACCCACGCCTGGGCCCGGACTCGGGATGGAGCCCTTCCAGAGACGGCTGTGCACAGGGACTCCGAGACTTCTCGCCCCGACCGACCCGAGGCATCCTCGCTCTGGAGAGCCTCCCGCGGGGCTTGGCCCTTGGCCCCTCACTCACCGAGGAACAGCGCTTGGGGGTCTGGTGTGTCGGGGAACCCTTGCAGCCGGGACTGCGCTGGGGGCCACTGGAAGAGGAGCTTGTCTCCGAGCAGAAGGGTGATGgagtgaaaacaaagcagaaggaG GATGTGTCGCTAGGCCCGTGGGAAGACGTGTGTGCTTGTGAGCAGAGCTCAGGCTGGACTAG TTTTGTGCAGCGGGGCAGGCTGGAGGGTGAGGGAAACGTGGCCCCAGTGCGAATCAGCGAGAGGCTCCACCTGGAGGTGTACCGGGTCGTGCTGCCAGGTTTTGAGCTGCTGATGTGGCCCCAGCCTCCCTCCGAGGGCCTgagccccacccagcccagcctagAGGAGGAGGCATCTTTGACTGTGGTGACAGAAGTGGAGTCTGCTGTACGACAGGAAGTGGCCTCCCCCGGAGAGGATGCAGCAGAACCTTGCCCAG ATCCTGGTCACCAGTCATCTCCCAACATCCAGGTAGAGAGTATGGTGAACCCTAGACTTAAACCCCAAACCCAGGACCAAGTTTCCAAGGAAAGCCAACCACTCAGCCCATTGCCTCAGGATGGCAGTGTGGACGAGGAGGACCTAGCCCAGACCGAGATGTCCCCTGAACCTCAGAGCAGCTCTGCCCCCCAGCAGGGCCTTAAGAGCAGTGAGGCCAGTTCCTCATCTCCTGCCAGGGGCCCACAGCTGCGTGCTTACCTGCTCAAGAAGTTGTGTAGCCCCAGTGATCAACGCCTACCCAGAGCCAAGACCTCAGAGCCCCGGGCCCGGCAGACTAGAGAGCAGCAGCAGCCTGGCTTCCCCGCATGCTCACGGAGCCCCCCTGGCCCGGCGGGAGGCTCCCCACAACAGGGGCGACGGTACCGCTGTGGGGAGTGTGGCAAGGCCTTCCTGCAGCTGTGCCATCTGAAGAAGCACGCGTTCGTACACACGGGCCACAAGCCCTTTCTTTGCACCGAGTGTGGCAAGAGCTACAGCTCAGAGGAGAGCTTCAGAGCCCACGTGCTGGGCCACCGCGGGGTGCGGCCCTTCCCCTGCCCGCAGTGCGACAAGGCCTACGGCACTCGGCGAGACCTCAGGGAGCACCAGGTGGTACATTCGGGTGCCCGGCCCTTCACGTGCGACCAGTGCGGCAAGGCCTTCGCCCGCCGGCCCTCCCTGCGGCTGCATCGCAAGACGCACCAGGTGCCGGCGGCCCCCACCCCGTGCCCTTGCCCGGTGTGCGGGCGGCCCCTGGCCAACCAGGGCTCCCTGCGGAACCACATGCGGCTGCACACAGGCGAGAAGCCCTTCCCGTGCCCCCACTGCGGCCGGGCGTTCCGCCAGCGGGGCAGCCTGCGCGGGCACCTGCGGCTGCACACCGGGGAGCGCCCGCACCGCTGCCCGCACTGCGCAGCCGCCTTCCCCCAGCCGTCCGAGCTGCGTCGCCACCTCATCTCCCACACGGGGGAGGCCCACCTGTGCCCTGTGTGCGGGAAGGCCCTGCGGGACCCGCACACGCTGCGTGCTCACGAGCGCCTGCACTCGGGGGAGAGGCCCTTCTCGTGCCCACAGTGCGGCCGTGCGTACACGCTGGCCACCAAGCTGAGGCGCCACCTCAAATCCCACCTGGCCGACAGGCCCCACCGCTGCCCCACCTGTGGCATGGGCTACACGCTCCTCCAGAGCCTCAGGCGGCACCAGCTCAGCCACCAGCCCGGGGCACGCTCCAGCCCACCCCGTGTGCCGCCTGCCGCTTCTGAGCCCACTGTCGTGCTCCTGCAGACCGAGCCAGAGCTGCCGGATGCAGGCAGCGAACAGGGCCGCTCCCCGGCCCGGGATTTCTTCGAAGTCACCATCTCTGAGAGCCAGGACAAGTGCTTTGTGGTGCCCGAGGAGCCAGGTCCTGCCCCCAGCCTGGTGCTCATCCATAAGGACGTGGGCTTCAGCACCTGGGCAGAAGTGGTGGCGCTGGAGACGGGCATCTGA
- the ARHGAP1 gene encoding rho GTPase-activating protein 1 isoform X1, which yields MDPLSELQDDVTLDDTSQSLNQLKLASIDEKNWPSDEMPDFPKSDDSKSSSPEPVTHLKWDDPYYDIARHQIVEVAGDDKYGRKIIVFSACRMPPSHQLDHSKLLGYLKHTLDQYVESDYTLLYLHHGLTSDNKPSLSWLRDAYREFDRKYKKNIKALYIVHPTMFIKTLLILFKPIISFKFGQKIFYVNYLSELSEHVKLEQLGIPRQVLTYDDFLKSTQKSPATAPRPMPPRPPLPNQQFGVSLQHLREKSPAQEPVPLVLRETVAYLRAHALTTEGIFRRSANTQVVREVQQKYNMGLPVDFDQYSELHLPAVILKTFLRELPEPLLTFELYSHVVGFLNIDESQRVEATLQAFQTLPEENYLVLRFLTAFLVQISALCDQNKMTNTNLAVVFGPNLLWARDAAITLKAINPINTFTKFLLDHQGELFPGPDSKGL from the exons ATGGATCCACTCTCAGAGCTTCAGGATGACGTGACCTTGGATGACACCAGCCAGTCTCTGAACCAGCTGAAGCTGGCCTCCATCGATGAGAAGAACTGGCCCTCAGACGAAATGCCCGACTTTCCCAAGTCAG ATGACTCCAAAAGCAGCTCCCCAGAACCTGTCACACACCTGAAGTGGGACGACCCTTACTATGACATCGCCCGGCACCAGATTGTGGAGGTGGCAG GAGATGACAAGTACGGGCGGAAGATCATTGTGTTTAGTGCCTGCCGAATGCCCCCGAGCCACCAGCTGGACCACAGCAAGCTCCTGGG GTACCTGAAGCACACCCTGGATCAGTATGTGGAGAGCGATTACACGCTGCTGTACCTGCACCACGGCCTGACCAGCGACAACAAGCCCTCCCTCAGCTGGCTCCGGGACGCCTACCGGGAGTTTGACCGCAA GTACAAGAAGAACATCAAGGCTCTGTACATCGTGCACCCCACCATGTTCATCAAGACCCTGCTCATCCTGTTTAAGCCCATCATCAG CTTCAAGTTTGGGCAGAAGATCTTCTATGTGAATTACCTGAGTGAGCTGAGCGAGCACGTGAAGCTGGAGCAACTGGGGATCCCTCGTCAAGTGCTCAC GTATGATGACTTCCTCAAATCCACACAGAAGAGCCCTGCGACCGCCCCCAGGCCCATGCCGCCACGGCCGCCCCTGCCCAACCAGCAGTTCGGGGTCTCGTTGCAGCA CCTCCGGGAGAAGAGCCCGGCGCAGGAGCCCGTGCCGCTGGTGCTGCGGGAGACCGTTGCCTACCTGCGGGCCCACG CTCTCACCACTGAGGGGATTTTCCGGAGGTCGGCCAACACCCAGGTTGTACGAGAAGTGCAGCAGAAGTACAACATGG ggctgccTGTGGACTTTGACCAGTACAGTGAGCTGCACCTGCCAGCGGTCATTCTCAAGACCTTCCTCCGGGAGCTTCCTGAGCCCTTGCTCACCTTTGAGCTCTACTCCCACGTGGTGGGCTTCCTCA ACATTGATGAGAGCCAGAGAGTGGAGGCGACACTGCAGGCCTTCCAGACGCTGCCTGAGGAGAACTACCTGGTGCTGCGTTTCCTCACTGCCTTCCTGGTGCAG ATTTCTGCCCTCTGTGACCAGAACAAGATGACCAACACTAACCTGGCTGTCGTCTTCGGCCCGAACCTGCTgtgggccagggatgctgccatcACCCTCAAGGCCATTAATCCCATCAACACCTTCACGAAGTTcctcctggaccaccagggggaGTTGTTTCCGGGCCCTGATTCCAAGGGGCTCTGA
- the ARHGAP1 gene encoding rho GTPase-activating protein 1 isoform X2, whose amino-acid sequence MWPSHKAGQGRLPAPPPGDDKYGRKIIVFSACRMPPSHQLDHSKLLGYLKHTLDQYVESDYTLLYLHHGLTSDNKPSLSWLRDAYREFDRKYKKNIKALYIVHPTMFIKTLLILFKPIISFKFGQKIFYVNYLSELSEHVKLEQLGIPRQVLTYDDFLKSTQKSPATAPRPMPPRPPLPNQQFGVSLQHLREKSPAQEPVPLVLRETVAYLRAHALTTEGIFRRSANTQVVREVQQKYNMGLPVDFDQYSELHLPAVILKTFLRELPEPLLTFELYSHVVGFLNIDESQRVEATLQAFQTLPEENYLVLRFLTAFLVQISALCDQNKMTNTNLAVVFGPNLLWARDAAITLKAINPINTFTKFLLDHQGELFPGPDSKGL is encoded by the exons ATGTGGCCAAGTCACAAGGCAGGACAGGGGAGACTGCCCGCGCCCCCACCAG GAGATGACAAGTACGGGCGGAAGATCATTGTGTTTAGTGCCTGCCGAATGCCCCCGAGCCACCAGCTGGACCACAGCAAGCTCCTGGG GTACCTGAAGCACACCCTGGATCAGTATGTGGAGAGCGATTACACGCTGCTGTACCTGCACCACGGCCTGACCAGCGACAACAAGCCCTCCCTCAGCTGGCTCCGGGACGCCTACCGGGAGTTTGACCGCAA GTACAAGAAGAACATCAAGGCTCTGTACATCGTGCACCCCACCATGTTCATCAAGACCCTGCTCATCCTGTTTAAGCCCATCATCAG CTTCAAGTTTGGGCAGAAGATCTTCTATGTGAATTACCTGAGTGAGCTGAGCGAGCACGTGAAGCTGGAGCAACTGGGGATCCCTCGTCAAGTGCTCAC GTATGATGACTTCCTCAAATCCACACAGAAGAGCCCTGCGACCGCCCCCAGGCCCATGCCGCCACGGCCGCCCCTGCCCAACCAGCAGTTCGGGGTCTCGTTGCAGCA CCTCCGGGAGAAGAGCCCGGCGCAGGAGCCCGTGCCGCTGGTGCTGCGGGAGACCGTTGCCTACCTGCGGGCCCACG CTCTCACCACTGAGGGGATTTTCCGGAGGTCGGCCAACACCCAGGTTGTACGAGAAGTGCAGCAGAAGTACAACATGG ggctgccTGTGGACTTTGACCAGTACAGTGAGCTGCACCTGCCAGCGGTCATTCTCAAGACCTTCCTCCGGGAGCTTCCTGAGCCCTTGCTCACCTTTGAGCTCTACTCCCACGTGGTGGGCTTCCTCA ACATTGATGAGAGCCAGAGAGTGGAGGCGACACTGCAGGCCTTCCAGACGCTGCCTGAGGAGAACTACCTGGTGCTGCGTTTCCTCACTGCCTTCCTGGTGCAG ATTTCTGCCCTCTGTGACCAGAACAAGATGACCAACACTAACCTGGCTGTCGTCTTCGGCCCGAACCTGCTgtgggccagggatgctgccatcACCCTCAAGGCCATTAATCCCATCAACACCTTCACGAAGTTcctcctggaccaccagggggaGTTGTTTCCGGGCCCTGATTCCAAGGGGCTCTGA